The Paenibacillus amylolyticus genome contains the following window.
CAAGTCGAAGGGATATATCGATATGCTAAAAATCCAGGCGTGCCCCACGCTGAATATACCGATTCTTTCCCTGGATTTGTGTTTCCTCTGACAGGAAAAATACAATTTGAATTTGATGGGAAGCCCTATATCTTTTCACCAGGAAAAGTTGTTCATGGGGAGCAAATATGAAACTTGACCAAACCGTGTTTAGTAAAAATGATTGGGAGTATATCTTGGTTTTATACCGAATATCTAGTTCGGACCTGGAAGAGTCAAGCTTTTCTCATCAGCATTTTGAATTATCAACGGGCCAATCCCCGCGTCTAATCGAATTAATTACGCGTCTTTGGCATGTGTATAACCAGCATGGAGGTATTTCAAGGTTTCAGACCGAGATGCTGTTTCGCGATGTACTGAATGAAACCTTATTATGTGTTGACCATAGGCAAAAAAGTTGTGAATCAGATGTTTTATTTGAACGGGTCTCTGCCTATATTCAACAATACTATGATCAAAGTCTTACGGTAGCATCGCTTGCAGAACAAAATAACGTTAATCGAAATCGACTTTCCTATGTGTTTAGAAGACATGCAGGTATGGGGCCAGCTGAATATATATTGAAATATCGAATGGACATGGCAGAACAAATGTTATTGGCAAATGAAGCGTCTGTGCAACAGATTGCAGAAACGGTGGGCATTGCCGATCCCTTTTATTTTAGTAGAGTGTTCAAGAAACAAAATGGTGTCTCTCCAAGTGAGTATCGTCAGAAGTTCATCAATAATCCATCCTGATTTCAACAGGCATCCATGTTATACCAAAATCTAAATCAGTATACTGAACTCAAACGAATAATACACAGGAGGAATTACGATGCACTATCAAGCTATTCAATTAAATGAGGAATTTTCGAAAATAAACGATCTGTGGTCTCCGAAACTCATTGGAGAAATGAATAACCATCAATTTAAGATCGTAAAGATTGCTGGAGATTTTGAGTGGCATGTTCATGAGGAAACCGATAAGCTGTTTTTTGTGCTTGAAGGGGAAATGATAATTGATTTTCGTGATGGGCAAGTGAAGATTAATAAGGGCGAAATGTATATTGTCCCCAAGGGAGTCGAGATCAAGCCTTCCGCCGAAAAGGAATGTCATATCATGTTGATGGAGCCAAGAAGCGAAGCTTAATAATGATACCAGCGGGACTGGGGCCGAAAAAGCATCAGTTATGGCAAACAGCCTGAACTATAAAAGAGCCGATAACCCTATTATGCGGTTATCGGCTCTCTGTCTGTAAGGCTAAGCTATTGGACATGCATTAAATTAGCAACTCTCGGTTAGGTCACTTAGTTGATAGTCTTGCTGGTCTTTTTGATCAAGTCCACGCCATCGTATGCCAGACTTTCCACACTTGCAGCCTTGTGCAGTATGTAATGATCAAAAAAATTCCTCGCATAGTCTGTAACAAGATTTCGCATCTCCATGGCATCCCGCTCCCCTCGGAGTTCCTCATTCATATTGGTAAACACGATGTCGCAGTAATCTAAATGTGCCACTCGATCCACCGAGAAATAATAGGTTTCCATGCTATTGTTAGCGCCAATGATCGCATTCATATTGTAGTTAGGTTCACAATACAGCAGCATGAAGGGTTTCTTTAGGTCGCTGTCCAGAAGGCCAAACGCACCGCTATCCAAGCCAATCCCGCAGACAAACCGGTCATCGTCCCGGCAAACCATCGCCGTCGTAGGTCCGCCATAAGAATGTCCGACGATACCCATGCCGTTGCCAAGCGACAATCTGCCCTTAAAGATGGAATTGAGCTCTCCAGAATCCAGTTTGTACAGATAATCAGCTACATACCTTACATCCTCAACCTGTAACTCACTATACTCTGTTAACTTGGAAAGTATAGGTAGTTTAAGCACGTTCTTACAAATCTCAATAGCAGTTTCATCGTCAGGCCGCATCTCCATCTTGCCAGCCAACGCCACCATCCCCGGATCTTCACCAAACGCCTTAATGACATCCGAAAAATCCTTTGATACATTACACAGACGTCCATCAACACGCTTATACATCGTGCTATTGGGATGGCCAATGCTCACCACTACATATCCCATGCTTGCCAAGTCTGTACAGATCACTGATCCCCATTCTGGAGAACCGCCACCCCCGCAAACGTAGAATAACACGGGATAGCGCCCTTCCTTCCCGGAGAGAGCAAGGCCATTGTAACATTGAGTCTGGATATCTATAGAGAAAAAGCCCTTCTCCTTAAGATACGCAGTAACAAGTGGCTGCTCACTTAACAGCTCATAAACTTCAGGAAACATGTACGTGGATCTAGTCTTTCCTTCACTACTGTCGGATGGATAGTACACAAACGCCGTCAGTTCTCTTTTGGAGTGATCGGATGCCGTGTATTCAATATCCATCTGAGTTCGACCGACAATATAACCGCCAACAGGTTCTGGAAATGCGTCATACGTTTTCATTTTCTTGTTCCCCCTTAATATTTAAAAGTGGAGAATATGAAATACATACAAAGTGCTATATGCCCTCTCGTAACGGTGAAACGAATACATTTCATCTTCGGTGAATCTTATCTACTCCTTGGCTCTCTTGAGATCGCTAACCACTTCAGAATATTTATGATCTTCAAGCAACCCATGGCCCATAAAGCCAGTAAAGTACTTGCTAATCTTCTGTTGCAGATCAGAGTCCTTAATATCGAATTCCCTATAAAACATAACTAAATTAAACTGCATGAACTCAAACATAAAAGAAATCAGGTCATCATCAATATCAGGTCGGAGATACCCATCAACCCTCATTCGGCGTAACATGTCCTTGATTAAGGGCGATGACTCGCCCTTTAGCACATTCAGATATATTTTGAGCAAAATGTCCTCAGGAATATATAAAAGTGTTTTGGTGAGTTTGATCTCCAACTCATTCAGCGGCTCCTCGGTCCCCATGCCATTCACGTTACCAAATAAGCCTGTTAGGAAAAACTTGAAAAGGGAATCTTCATTAATTTCTTTAAAATACCTAGCTCTCTTCTGAGTCACCTCACGTATTAAGAGGCAATACAGGTCATCCTTGTCTTCAAAATACCGATAAAATGTTCCGGGGTGCATAGACAAACGATCCAAAACCATCTTCATCGTTATATCCTCGTAAAGATGTTCCACAAAAAGATGCATAGCGCTAGTGGATATTTCCTCTCGTCTTGCTTCATTTAAACGAAAAAACGTATTTTTGGGCATGACTACTCCTTCATGTTTGGTGTGAATTGATTCACAATATAACGATAATTGATTCACAAGTCAAGCCGTATTGAGAAAATCATGAGACAGAAAATGGGTTTTGGATAACAAAAAAAGCCGCTATACTAGCGACTTCTAATGTTGCTCATTTACAAACCCAGATCATCAGCCAGCCCTTCAACACCTGTAAAGATGGAATCTCCGTATCCCCAGAAGTTGTTGAAATCAATAATGTAGATTTTCTTGTTTTTAACTGCGTTAATGTTTTGTACCTGTTTGTTGGATAGCAGCTTTTCAATCGTCTGTTCAGGATCAATACCACCAGCATACCTTGAAATAATCAGGGCATCCGGATTCATCTCAATTAGCTTCTCCAGACTGAGAGTTCCGGTTTCATTAATGAGCATATTATGCATATTGATTAATGACATTGCACTTTCAATAAATGTATCTCCGTTTCCGTTGTAAATTCCGATGGTTCCATCACCATTATCCGAAAAAGATGCATAGTTGATCGTTTCAGCGCTCGCTCGGGCCGACAAGGCATCCGCGCGTGCTTTAAGCGTCTCAATATATTCCGCTGCATTCGCTTGTACATTGAAAATCTCACCTAATTCAGTAATGTCCTGATACAGGCTATCTAACGATGCATCAGGAACACTAGTGCTTTGTACATACGTTTTAATTCCCATATCATTCAAGCTGCTTACTGTACCGACGCCCCAATCCGCATCCTCAAACAATCCACCACGTCCCACAACCAGGTCAGGCGAAGCGCCAATAGTCAATTCCTTACCTACATAGCCTTCAGCCAACACAGGAATTTTTTTGAAATCATCAGCAATATCATCCGGTACACTGCCGAACAGCGCTGCAACACCTACAAGCTTGTCTGTCAAACCAAGACGAATCATCAGCTCGGCTGCACCTTGGGTATTGGCAACTACTCGTTCAGGTGCCTTGTCAAATGTTTGATCCTTCTTCACCCATGTGCCGTTCTCGGTTGTATAGTTTGAAACGGTTACGGGATACGTGGTTTGAGCTGCACCTGAAGCGTCTGCACCCGATGTCTTCTCATCTGCTGCAGCCTCCTTCGTTGCTTCCTGTGAGCTATTGCTTGCCTCATCGCTTCCACCGTTACTATTGGAGCAGGCCGCAAGTACAAGAACAAGTGCAGCAATAAAACAGAATAACATTCCTTTTTTAAAACGTGTAGACATTTGATTCTCTCCCTTTGAATTCATAATTTCTATTTAGGCATTATGTAAAATAGTTATTGTCAGTATACCGCAAATGTCGGAACTCGTAAATGAGAATTATAATCATTCTCAAGTGTTATGAGGTATTCGCCAATAAAAGCAAACAAAGCCGATCCATGGATATCCATGGATCGGCTTTGATGACACGATGTTCATACTACAATTGTTCGATCTACTCTTACCAACCGCGGTTGGACATGCGCTCTTCTGGAGCCAACTTCGAAATTTCGATGCCTTTCATAGGAGCGCCCAAGTTTTTGGATACTTCAGCGATCAGTTTGTAATCCGTGTAATGTGTTGTAGCTTCAACGATTGCACGAGCGAATTTCTCAGGGCTATCGGATTTGAAAATGCCTGATCCTACAAATACACCATCTGCTCCCAGGTGCATCATTAGTGCTGCGTCAGCTGGAGTAGCTACACCGCCTGCTGCAAAGTTAACGACAGGAAGTTTGCCAGTTTCGTGAATTTCACGGAGTAACTCATAAGCTACACCCAGGTTTTTGGCTTCAGCATACAGCTCGTCCTTGGACATGTTTTGCACTTTGCGAAGCTGGCTGTTAATTAGACGCATATGACGAACTGCCTCTACAATGTTGCCCGTTCCAGGCTCGCCTTTTGTGCGAATCATCGATGCGCCCTCGCCAAT
Protein-coding sequences here:
- a CDS encoding choline esterase: MKTYDAFPEPVGGYIVGRTQMDIEYTASDHSKRELTAFVYYPSDSSEGKTRSTYMFPEVYELLSEQPLVTAYLKEKGFFSIDIQTQCYNGLALSGKEGRYPVLFYVCGGGGSPEWGSVICTDLASMGYVVVSIGHPNSTMYKRVDGRLCNVSKDFSDVIKAFGEDPGMVALAGKMEMRPDDETAIEICKNVLKLPILSKLTEYSELQVEDVRYVADYLYKLDSGELNSIFKGRLSLGNGMGIVGHSYGGPTTAMVCRDDDRFVCGIGLDSGAFGLLDSDLKKPFMLLYCEPNYNMNAIIGANNSMETYYFSVDRVAHLDYCDIVFTNMNEELRGERDAMEMRNLVTDYARNFFDHYILHKAASVESLAYDGVDLIKKTSKTIN
- a CDS encoding cupin domain-containing protein; the protein is MHYQAIQLNEEFSKINDLWSPKLIGEMNNHQFKIVKIAGDFEWHVHEETDKLFFVLEGEMIIDFRDGQVKINKGEMYIVPKGVEIKPSAEKECHIMLMEPRSEA
- the pdxS gene encoding pyridoxal 5'-phosphate synthase lyase subunit PdxS; protein product: MMQTGTDRVKRGMAEMQKGGVIMDVMNAEQAKIAEAAGATAVMALERVPSDIRAAGGVARMADPTIVEEVMKVVSIPVMAKARIGHYIEAKVLESLGVDYLDESEVLTPADEVFHIDKHEFTVPFVCGAKDLGEALRRIGEGASMIRTKGEPGTGNIVEAVRHMRLINSQLRKVQNMSKDELYAEAKNLGVAYELLREIHETGKLPVVNFAAGGVATPADAALMMHLGADGVFVGSGIFKSDSPEKFARAIVEATTHYTDYKLIAEVSKNLGAPMKGIEISKLAPEERMSNRGW
- a CDS encoding ABC transporter substrate-binding protein, with the translated sequence MSTRFKKGMLFCFIAALVLVLAACSNSNGGSDEASNSSQEATKEAAADEKTSGADASGAAQTTYPVTVSNYTTENGTWVKKDQTFDKAPERVVANTQGAAELMIRLGLTDKLVGVAALFGSVPDDIADDFKKIPVLAEGYVGKELTIGASPDLVVGRGGLFEDADWGVGTVSSLNDMGIKTYVQSTSVPDASLDSLYQDITELGEIFNVQANAAEYIETLKARADALSARASAETINYASFSDNGDGTIGIYNGNGDTFIESAMSLINMHNMLINETGTLSLEKLIEMNPDALIISRYAGGIDPEQTIEKLLSNKQVQNINAVKNKKIYIIDFNNFWGYGDSIFTGVEGLADDLGL
- a CDS encoding TetR/AcrR family transcriptional regulator; this translates as MPKNTFFRLNEARREEISTSAMHLFVEHLYEDITMKMVLDRLSMHPGTFYRYFEDKDDLYCLLIREVTQKRARYFKEINEDSLFKFFLTGLFGNVNGMGTEEPLNELEIKLTKTLLYIPEDILLKIYLNVLKGESSPLIKDMLRRMRVDGYLRPDIDDDLISFMFEFMQFNLVMFYREFDIKDSDLQQKISKYFTGFMGHGLLEDHKYSEVVSDLKRAKE